The Euwallacea similis isolate ESF13 chromosome 18, ESF131.1, whole genome shotgun sequence sequence GagattttcaagttttttttaagtggatGTGAGTGAGATGTTGAATGCGGACGCCGTAAATCCCTGGAGGTGCCCCGAAAAATTAAGGAGGGGAAAAACAACATGGAAAAATCGATGAATTCTTTGTATGATGAACGACgttcaatttatattaatttaaacccTGAAGGGAGCCTTTAAGGCTACAAGAATTTACCCCGTCATGGAGCATTTAAAACACGCCAATGCCAAAAACTTACAATACTGAATTTAGTTGATGTGACGGAGTCACCATTTTCAATGCTGCTAGTTTTCGGTCTTGGCTCCATTTAAAGGCCTCATGATAGAAGGGATCTTCTCTGAATctcaaaaaatgagtttttagtCGGTCCACTAGACAtgtctccaaaaaaaaaaatcgagaaagTTCTACTAATTTTTCTCCTATAGTTAATTAATGGTATTTCCTACATGAACATCTCAATGTGCGCACCCTGTGCAAGTAAAAAGTTCCCTCATTCGTGCGTTAGTAGAAATTCCTCGATGGAGATATACCTTATTAGGAATGTATGGTTGCAAAATGTACCTTCCCGCAcgtgaatataaaaaattcactttttctaCATACTGACTGGTCAGGGCAGAAATTTAGCTTCTGGAAAATATATGGGCACTTCCacgttgaaatttttcaactgGGAATTTACGTTTTAGAGAAGTTCGAACGCGTTgaaattgatatttctggaaaaAGTAATTCCGCATTAAACCCTTACTTTTTATTGAATGTACGTGTACGTTAATTACTTTATCGTACACGgaataataagaaaatctaATGATATTCGTGTGAGGGTACGTTATCGCACAGACTTATCTCGATGTAAATGCGCGGGTACTTCAGCATTAAAATTTGCCctttttcagcaaaaatagGCGTAAATCGTTATAGAGATTGATTTCCATGTGACGAACTCTTTCCATGAGCACAGACATGATTTTAATGAGCAATATTCGAGTACGCCAACTTCTGATCACATAACGTTCCAGTAAGTGTATGGGCACGTCAATGtagaaaattcactttttctaTTACCTGCGGGCATGCACCatagaaattcaaatatgCGGAGAATGTGAGGGTGAACTAACATTGAAAATCGacattttatgaattaaacGGGTATGTTAGCGTATAGACCTTTGCCCTGATAGGTGTACACGGTATGGAAAGCAGGAGCATTCTAGGGCGGTTTCCTTAAAGTCGATTTGTCATTCAGAGTTCTCTGTTTACTCGAGAATATTGAAAGAATAGAAGCATTCTCTTGTACTCTACCACCGACTATAAATAGAATACTTTCATAAACACCGCCTCCCTTATTTAGGTCAACAGGATtatcgaaataattttttgtcttcttCGTTACAAGGTTTTTGTGAAAACAAACATGAATATTTAACTTAGGATGTCCAGGCcgaatttccataaaatttacattctcGTTGctgtttacttttttatgaaatctaCTAAGTAACGCGGGGATTAcagtaaaaatgtaaaaaaaacacacatatTATCATAATGccgtataaaatattaaatttttacgaggaatattggaaaaatgtcTCGAATTCCGGGAAAATATTATGAATGTacgtatttattatttagcattaaaggaaaaatgtagAGGGGTATGAGTTAATGCACGGATAATAATGATCTAATCCGACATATTATGAACACCACTTTAAAGGGAATATTTCGGAAAAGTCGGTAATTGTTTCATACGAATAACATGAGACCGTTTCATAAGAAACAGGTGGTATATTCAACAAACTCTCATTTAATTCGGAAGTTGTATGCCCCGATTTCCTAGTTCCTGTCCTTACAACTTTCATACTTACGCCGACTTGAAATGGTGCTTAGCTGAAATTATATGAATCCAAACCTGAATTATTCATGAAGTTCTTCAAATTCGCTTTCTTcaccatttttcattttaattttcaaataatgcatGTGTATTATGTTAGTTCTGTTCCACATACAATAGAAGGATATCATTCTTTATAACCCAGAGCGTGCCACAAGAGCAACGTAATATTTCCCTTTTCTGACTGGAAAATAAGCCAATGTAGGACTGGCTCTATAACTCTATAACGTATTAACTGTCTAGCAAATGCggggaatttaaataattttttctcgttTCAGGTTTCCAAAGTAAAAGTGCAAGAGTGCGCGGTCTACAGGAACTGCATGGATTGCTTGGGCGTAAAAGACCCCTACTGCGGATGGTGTTCTTTAGAAAACAAGTAAGTCTCGCTCTTTCAAAGGAGCCAATAAAACTGAAATcgtaaataatagaaattgcGTGTTTCGTTTTCTGATAAGTCCGATGGTATTGATTGggttattgtttattgttgaCTTCGCATCATTCGACCCCTCTTTAATCCGTTTTAGATCCGACCCTGGAGgagcaaattttcattttatcgcACGGGCAATAATTTCCCAGTTTAAGTGGAACCGGGTTCGTAGCAAGTAAACAGGCTTTTGTAAAGGTGGAAGCTCTTTAATATCTATCCTGGTTATTGATTCTCATTTTGGACGATATTTATTAGGATTTAAAAAGCCTCCTTTCAAGCCGGAAAACTTTTAACTGGATTATTTGacaccaaatttaatttaaaaagttcctTTGCCAGCGGCACAAATACGAGACATAACTCAAACTCTTAAAACAGTTGTCAGGCAGTTTGTTTTGCGGAAAGAGTTGTAAGGCACGCATGGAAAGAATGCAGCTTTTAAGGACACGTAATGGATGTGCTGACAAAAATAAGCATATTACTCGGTATTGCTGCCCTTATTAAGGGACTTtagtttttctggaaaatcgTTATTACACGCACTACagcaaaacaacaaaaaattcctGCCATAGAGTCATTTGTATGcggatttgtaattttgaaaaattgatccGCCTGAAAATTTTGACCCGAAAGCGAATTTGGCCCGAAGCTATCAGAGCTCCTCGGAGAAAATAGTCAGTTACTTAGAGtgttaaaaaatgcatttttcattcAGATTTCTGAAACCGCACAATTTGAAAAAGCTGTTTTGAACTCACTGATTAAttcatttcgaattttttcccCGGGTTACTTTGGGTTATTCGCGTTCCATGTTTTTACGTGAACGAAACCTAAAAATTCAAGTGGAAGACTTTAACAAGTCAAGATTTCaagttaaaataatcaaattcctGGACATTTTCAGGAAGAACAATAATAGGAATGGAAAAGAAAACTCGAAAGGTTAGTCGAGACTGACCTGAACTCACCTGAACTGGGAAAGAGGTGATAATTTATTGCCTGTGGAGGTGATAAATAAAACGTCTTGATTGGGTCATCCTGTTTTCCTTTGCAATTACCGTCTGTGTGATAGTAAGTTGTGGAAAATTAACCTCCAGAGGAAAGGTCTTTAAGACGCATTTCCACCAACgcgtgtttttcaaaattagtagTCATGCGCAATGATAAATTTGCAgatattccaaattttcagaatttcattaattttcaacatcaGTTTTCGTTCTTTCAATCTTCTCTATTATTCGCGCAAAATGTCCTGCCTAAAGACAGAACAAAGTTCGATTTTTCTGGATTCTTGTCTATCGTACATGTACTTTTTTTGGCActatatttttcagtttgtaAGAAACTGCTTAACAGAAAATCCCGTTTTAATTGGGTATTTGCAGGATTATAAACAGgtgaacatggaaaaaaggaaatcaaatAACACTTGGGAACTGTGGAGAAAACAAGTTTACTGTCTAATTTTATGAGATATTGAGGTTGGTTTAATTTTCCCGGTGTTCGCAGACAGTCTCATATTACCTGTATAACAACagccaaaattaaaataaaaactcgacttttttaaaaacgcgATATCACATTCTATAAATACGTTAGcaaaatatacataagtaACTATCGCTTTTTCAAACATGAAACCGCAAACAAGATACACAAAGACAACAACAATGTATCGCTAAAATATCTCGGAATTTAACGATATATCTTTTAGCAGAAATTTCTGTCTTTAATgtctttaatatctttaattatATGTATCTTCAATTTCTCCAGTCTTCATCGCATCGCCCTGAAAAATGCCTTAGTAGTGGcaagaatataattttttgcgtGAAATAACGGCATTCCCAATGCAAAAAAGATACATGGGACGGCTATTTTTAATCTACCTGCTGataaaaacaatgaaattcaaatataaaactcTGTTCCGTCTTGATTGTATCGCCCTGAAAAATGCCTTGGCGGTGGCaagaatatgattttttgcCTGAAATATTGCGACATGACCGTAGGGTTGAAGCACTTATCTCCATTaacagggccggccttagcaagtttGGCGCCCtcggcgaaatttttaatcaccgcccccCTGCCCCCAAGAAAAATCGCCGATCAGGAAAATCCGCCGCTCTTCCTGGTCTGCCGCTCTGGGGCGTCGCTCTACCTCGCCCCCTCGTGCGACTGATACTGTCCGTTAATGGACGTCTAATACAATTTTGTTGCCCGATAAGGCTGTAACAACAAATATGTTAAAGGAGTCTGTACACAGAAAATATATCTCTCAGTATTCTGCAGTTAAACCTCAAAACTTTGTTCTATAGTGTGGAGAGTTGCTGcttggattttttctttttaaggtAACTTTTCGGTGTGCGAACAAAGGAAGTTCCTATCCGCCACTTTCCTTGGATTTACAATAACGCAGTGGTAGCCGATAACATTTTGTGTCTTTCTACAGTATTCATCCCGTTTTTCACTGTTAACTCAATTAAAAGCGAAGAGAAATTCCTTTTATGCGTGACCTCCTTGAGAACTTGAACCCTTCCGACATGCGATGAACCTTTCTTGGAGGTTTAATATTAGGAACATAAAACTAGACTGTTCCTATTCCACTATGTGAAAGAGCATGATGTATCGTAAAAGCGTCTACTAAGATTGGCCTTTTAACATGTGCAAGTTCCTTGAGGTCAGCTTTTACTATTGAGATGCAATTACgcaaaatattcctttatttaCAGCTTTTTCTAAGGAATTACTACATGTTTGTTATTTGTTGTTCCAGATGTAGCCTTAGATCTGATTGCCAAGATGCTGCGAAAGATCCCCTCTACTGGATAAGTTACAAGAGCGGTCGATGCACCACCATTACATCTGTGATTCCCAATCAACTACAAAGGACTACAGCGAGAACAGTAACTATTTTTTGTTGAGAAACTGGCAAGATTTCATAACAACCTTTCCATTTTCCAGTTGGACCTGGTAATAGACAATTTACCAAGCCTCAGTGGGCATTTTCTTTGCGCCTTCACTGCCTTAGATAAAACCTTAGTTACCAACGCAACAAGAAAGGGTTCAGGGGTGAATTGTACTACTCCGAGAACGGATTTGTTGCCATCAATACCTTCAGGCCAACGTAAGCGttaaatattcacaaaaacatttgttttagcTTCAGGTCTAAAATAACGTCGCTTTTGAATGCTCATGAAGCATCAGTGCTCAAACGCCTTGTCAAGCGGTACCCGGATCAAACTGGGCACTGCTTGAAAAGAGGTGCAGAATCTTGGGCTGCTTTGCAGTGATAAACGGGCGGCACTCCTTagattttaatgtaataagtaatttttgagcCGACTTGAGAGGCACATCTGGCCTAACTAGAGAAATGGTGACTCTCCATATATCTtccaatttctaattttcagATCACTTTACCGCAAAGCTTTCAGTGAGAATGACTTCAGGGCCAGACTTCGTAGCaacaaattttacatttttcgaTTGCAATACTTATAGTTCCTGTACTCAATGCGTTTCGTCTTCCTTCCCCTGTGATTGGTGCGTAGATGGTCATAGATGTACCCATGACACTGCCGAAAATTGCCGCAATGATATTTTGGTTACTGGTGTTAGTGTGAGTATTCCTAACTCTCGTGGACTTTCAGAATTATAAGTTCCCTTGAATCTTTCAGAGAGCTGGCCCGAGCTACAGGTCAGGGCCAGCCTTCTGCCCTACCATCAACTCCACTGTAGGCAACAGTCCGGAAATTCTCGTCGCTTCTGGCATCAAGAAAGCGATTAAAGTAAAGGTCCATATAATTGGACAATTCATTGTGCAGACCAGGTTCGTCTGCCAGTTTAACATCGAAGGAAGAGTCACTAGCGTGAATGCCCAGCTGCTAGGGGATACCATATATTGTGACTCCATGGAGTTTTCTTATTCCTCAAGGGCACCGAACATAACTGCCACGTTTGCTGTTATTTGGGGCAGTTCGAAACCTTTAGACAACCCCGACAATATACACAGTAAGCTTTCCTCGGCAGGGCCCTCAAGtcccaaaatttaaattcaatttgccTTTTAGTTGTGATATATCGTTGTCATGATATGGCCGATAATTGCGGAATTTGCCTCGCTTTATCCGAGAAATATGAGTGCGGGTGGTGCCAAAGTTCGGACAGATGCGAAGTTAAAGAACAATGCGAGCGAGGCTCCGCTGTATGGCTGAATCGGAGTCAAACGTGTCCAAACCCAGAGGTGACGTCTTTTAGTCCAGAATTGGGCCCATGGGAGGGAGGGACAAATATCACGATACAAGGAATCAATCTCGGGAAAACGTTTGTGGATATTTACACAGGAGTAAGCATCGCCGGCATTAACTGCCAGCCTTACGAGCACTTGTACATAAAAACGAAGCAAATCGTTTGCATCGTCGATGGTCCTGGAACCAAGGAACCACGCCAGGGGCCCGTGACGGTAAAAGTGGAAGATTACAGGGGAGAGTCCAAGACTCACTACAGATTCGTGGATCCATCGATTACCGGAATTTCTCCCAGATATGGGCCGAAATCTGGAGGCACAGCTCTTCAGATTACAGGGGAGTACATGAACGCTGGAAGTAACATTCAGGCATTCCTCGAGGATTTGCCGTGCAAGATTGTCTCGTAAGTGTACTTCGATTAGCGGATAGTTAAGCTACACTTGGAAAATCGAGATTAAATGGAGCATTAAACCGATAAATATTGCGACTGCAAGAAATATCTAAGATTGTTTTCGAACTAAGTTTGAGTGTAATGTGCTAACGCATAATAAATAGTTAGCAACGTAGATAAgctttattacaaataattgAGTGCTTAAAAGCTTTAGCGGATATAGTCATTACGCTAAAAGCTATATTGTACTAACCAGACTAGGAAGGCGGcgaagaaatataaaatgtggaaattctaaatatcctaatctCAGGAGTATATCTCCCCCTGTCGTATTTATCTCCCCTATTTTCTCTATATAAAATAGCAGGTAATTTTGTTGAGTTTCAGTCAATATCCGACCAACTAGATACCTTACATTAGCCGTTAGCACAATGTAGTTGTTTATCTTTACTACCAAAATATGCTTtccaaataattaaatgtttgaatCGGGGCGAAGTAAGGAATCCCCTACACTTATTACCCCATTTTTAGAGTGCAATTATTGTTTTACGCCTAGCTCCTCCAGTTCTCgagatattcattttttatttgccacGCATGGCATCAACGTGTTGTGAACGCccacagtaatttttttgaccTAAGTTAGCAACAGAAAGTTGGAAAAATTAGTGCAAATATTATCTGTAAATCCCCTAAAGTTTCAGAATTCTTTtcgtttttccaattttcgaaatatttgcTCCAAATCCGGGATGTACCATGGGGGTACCCCCCTCTGAAGTGACCTTAGAGTCATTATAAAGAGTATCACAAGTCTCTCTTACCATTTCCCGTCTTTTATGCGATTCGCTACTGACCACTTACTTAAAAGTACTCACACAGGTCAGATACAGGGTCATCAGTTTATACGAGCAGTATTTCAGCACGCCATCAGAACACCACGTTGCGAACCGATTCTCTCGCAACTAATACAGTTTTGAAGACATTTGGCGCAAGATTAGAATGTGAGAATGTTTTATAGCCTGCACAAATCGACATGTCGAGGTGGTTTTAATGTTTACAGTGTAATAATTTGTCTAGTTCTTAAAGTTCGGGATGGGAAAATATAGCCCCGTCCCAGAAGTGGCATGACCCATAAAGCGAACTCGTGGCTCCAGTTAAACTGTGTCTCAAGAATTGTAGGAGCTCGAGGTGTGAGGAAAATGCACATAAATTAcccaataaaatttcaacattctATATCTAATAAATAGTGTCTATACATGAGATAGATTTATCTTGATACAAGGTCAGGTCTGTTGTAACCGGAAGACTTCTGCATATCTGATAGTAAAAAACTCGTTGCATTTACCAATTTGAAGCTGGTTTTATGGTCAGTTTCAGTctatttgttgaaatttaaaggcTCGACTTTCCAAGGTTACTTTACATGCATAATCCGAACTTCTCATTAGTACTTAAATCCTCTTCAGAACGGAACAAAACCAAGCTCTATGTATTACGAGTGCCTCGGTCACAACATCGAAGAAAAAGCTAAGAATGAAGTTCGACAAAGGAGACAGATTCCTCGACAGCATGATGTTCGAGTACGTGGAAGACCCTGTAATCGAATCTGCAGAGTCCGGAGTCCAAACTGGCCAAATTAAATTCCCTAAGGGTATTCCTGCTGGGGGCATCAAAATCTCTGTCACAGGAAGAAATCTGGCTTACATTCAAAAACCTCAGATGTATGTGTTCTATGAACAGAAGATGTTTATAAGCGTAAGTGCttcaagaaaaatttcttCGAAGGTGCTTATGTGTGTTTTATAGGAATGCACTGTGTTAAGTAACACCAGCATGGCCTGCATGAGCCCAGTAATAGATGAAGTAGAAGATTCCAAACTAGATGCGGACAATCCATTAAAACTGGAATATGGTTTTCGTATGGATAATGTCACCGGAGTTCAAAATTTAACGCAATCCAAGAAGGAATTCAATCCCTTCTTGTTGTATCCTAATCCTACTTTCTATCCATTTGACAAGGAGGTCAAATACTACAAGTCAGATTACCTGAACATAAATGTGAGTATGAAATTTATATAGTATATAACAAAGAGCAGAAAAAAGAATAACTGAGACGAATGATAATATtctctaattatttttagggcCAAAACATCGATAGAGCCTGCCAAGAATCTGACGTGGAAGTCAAAATTGGAACAAGTTACTGCAATGTAACATCACTATCTCGCCAACAATTAACATGCAGACCACCTGAAGCACAACCTCCAGCGGTGGACCCCACCGGCCAAACTAATGGGGAGGCTTTACCCGAAGTCGTTGTAATAGTCGGAGGTTCTCTACGATACAACATAGGTCACTTGTCATATTCATCTCCACAAAACTTAAACGGAGCTCTTACAAAACCAGCCATATATGCGGCTGTAGTCatagtatttattatattgacGTCCTTTATACTATTCTTGATAGCATATAGGAGGAAATCGACCGAAAGCAACAGAGTGCTCAAAAACATGCAAGAGCAAATGGACATTCTAGAATTGCGTGTCGCAGCGGAATGCAAAGAGGCCTTTGCAGAGTTACAGACTGAAATGACGGATCTGACCAGTGACCTCACATCCGGGGGTATTCCCTTCTTGGATTACCGGACTTATGCTATGAAAATTCTGTTTCCAAATGAAGATGATCATGTAGTGCTTCAGTGGGAGCGACCGGAGCTCATTTGCAAAGAAAAGGGTCTTAGACTTTTCGGTCAGCTGATAATGAACAAAACGTTTTTGCTCTTGTTCATAAGAACCCTAGAGAGCAACCGATATTTCTCTATGAGGGACAGAGTTAACGTGGCGAGTCTGATAATGGTCACCTTACAGAGCAAAATGGAATATTGTacagatattttgaaaacattgcTAGCAGAACTAATAGAGAAATGTATGGAAGGGAAAAGCCACCCCAAGCTTCTTCTGAGGAGGACTGAAAGCGTAGCTGAGAAAATGCTAAGCGCATGGTTTACTTTTCTgctatataaatttttgaggGAATGCGCAGGGGAACCATTGTTTATGCTCTTTCGAGCAGTGAAACAGCAGGTCGACAAAGGACCTGTAGACGGCATTACCTCAGAAGCGAGATACTCCTTGAGCGAGGAGAAGCTTATCCGACAATCAATAGATTTTAGACcaatggtaaatttttctaattaactGTAAGACTcgttctaattaatttttattatgattatttCAGACTGTGTATGTATCAATATCTCAGCAAGCATTCGTGGGTGGTTTAGACATTAACACAGAAAATGTTCCTGTAAAAGTCCTTGACTGCGATGCTATTAGCCAAGTCAAGGAAAAATGCCTGGATACTATATATAGAGCAACGCCATATTCACAGCGCCCAAGGAAGGAAGATCTCGACTTAGGTAATTTTCTTGAGCTTACCAGAGATTTATGGGTAATACTTTTCTCGTTTCTAGAATGGCGCACTGGAACTTCCGGGAGACTGATATTACACGATGAAGACACCACAACCAAAGTGGAAGGCGAATGGAAGAGAAGAAATACCCTTCAGCATTATAAAGTACCTGATGGTGGTTATCTAAATTTAGTATCAAAGCAAAGTTCAATATAcaatttaagtattttctcTGACAAGAATGATAAAGCTCACAAATACGAGACTCTTAATTTAAGCAAGCTTAGTTCAGTAAGTCCCCCTCTAAGTAGAGCCACCAGCCCTTTGAATCATGACCATGACCAAGGGCTGAAAGTGTGGCACTTAGTCAAGCATCACGACAGCGATAACCAGAAGGAAGGAGAAAGGGGTAACAAGATGGTCTCAGAGATATACCTAACAAGGCTTCTCGCGACGAAGGGAACTTTACAAAAATTCGTCGATGATCTCTTCGAAACCATATTTAGTACTGCTCATCGCGGGTCCGCTCTGCCCCTTGCCATCAAATACATGTTTGATTTCCTAGATGACCAAGCACTGCAACACGGAATCTCAGATCCTGAGGTGGTGCACACGTGGAAAAGCAATTCATTACCCCTTAGATTTTgggttaatttaattaaaaaccccAATTTTGTATTTGACATCCATAAGTCGAATATAGTAGACGCTTGTCTGTCTGTAGTTGCTCAAACTTTTATGGATTCGTGTTCTACTTCAGACCATAGATTAGGTTCGTATTCGGCTATTTTTTAAGACACTCCGCATTAAAACATGATTCCATTTCTAGGTAAAGATTCCCCTAGTTCTAAGCTTCTGTACGCCAAGGACATTCCATGCTACAAAGAATGGGTTGAGCGATACTACTCGGACATCAAAATGATGCCGGCGATCTCAGATCAAGATATGAATGCCATGTTAGCTGAAGATTCAAGAGTAAGTACGAATTAAACTTTTAGTTAATTCATATCAATTTAGGCTAAGAAATTTGATTCGGGAGTTGATTCGATGCCAAAACGTCAAGAAAATATTGCATGAAAAATTATGCCATATTTTTATGCTTATTTAGTGCATATGCAGAGAGCGAAAAGAAACTTTGTCTCCCCTGGGAGTTTATAGAACATAAAATCCGATAGCACTACAAGAAAAGTGAAGTCCTAGTCAAGATCTGGATAAAAGTTTAATGAATGTAATTTCCATGAAATCATTCATTGAGGAAGTTGCCGTGGTTTTCGCAATAAAAACTTGCAGTACTTGAACAACTGCAAAATCAAAAGACCGATGTATTATCCTGTTACTGCCTCAATTATCGAAAAACCACTAAAACGAATTAAACGAGTATGTTTATGTACCGGGGTAAAACCAGTTAGATTTACGTACTCCAAAAACTGTATAGATTTTTCCCATACAGGATGGCACAGGCAAGAGTTACCGTTGCCATCcatatgtaattttcaaatgacTTAGTAAACGGCTGAACGTGTCGATTTAAAAATCTAGGGGGAAAAAGCTGTCCATCAaagttaatgttttttaaattggaccATGATATGGTCTAATTGCCCCTGATGGTGCGCAACATTCCAAATTAAGGATATTCGCACCCTCTAAACGAACATtaaaaagtagtaaaaatcGACATTGATTGGTTAGGACTTATTCCAACTTCTCTacgagattttttttgttttttaacttttcttcGCTACATCAACTCCAATTAAACTCATGTAATTCTTGTTCACAAATGGCAAAAGTTCCTACTTACTAGGATCACcattaaaacgttattttacATTCACCATTATGTCATCAAAACATTATCTTTCTATTTCAGCTTCACACAACAGAATTCAACACCAACTGCGCCCTTCACGAACTGTACAATTATGCCATGAAGTACAACGAACAATTAACTGTTACTCTAGAAGAAGACGAGTTCTCGCAGAAGCAGCGCCTGGCTCTGAAGCTGGAACAAGCACACAACATAATGAACGAGGCGGGACAACCATGATATTGGCCTGACCTGACGTGCCAGTCAGCAGAGCTCGATTTGATGTGCTCATCAGATGACACTTTGCCCATTCATCACAGCACAGATGACGGTGTTGACCTGATGAGACCATCAGCCCCGCCCTTGTCACCTGCACTTCAGGAGTTAGCTTGCTGATAAATGTTATACGCCAAATTAGTCCCCTGTCTTCATGTTGACCACTTGCCATTGGAGCTTCGGTGGTAAgcataaatttaatacattataACTACACAGGCATAAGGAAGTTCGACACGGTCATCCTCCTAGTTGCAGGAAATTATTCATTGTGCTTCATTGTTGAATTGTCGTATTGTTTgaaattaggattttttttgttagcgGGCTAGCAGGAATCAATAGAAATCATTCCCTAGGAAAAACGCTCAATTGATAAGTGCCTTGGATTAATAAAATCAAGTAGTTGTGGTGAGACATATTGGAAATGGAGTTTAATAAAGAGGCTTTGTGCACAAAATTgagttttgcaataaaaatcaaacatttacaattattcctaattaaatttttcgaatttgggAATAAACGTTTTGGGGAAACATCTCCACATTAAGGTCACTgtctttcaaaaattaataatatcgGAGTGTTT is a genomic window containing:
- the PlexA gene encoding plexin A3 isoform X2; protein product: MRSSLVTYCVLVAAIADVIAAASPTNIVRTFNDKEYRTTFNHLVVDKNTGRVYIGAVNRLYQLSPDLELVVSEETGPKLDSDDCSVLECNNAKNKKLTDNVNKALVIDYTTTRLIACGSLFQGICTVRNLHNISDGAIEIREAVVPNNATASTVAFIAPGPPNPPVSQVMYVGVTFTLGSYRSEVPAVSSRSLDKDRMFAIAQTAVTTGTRMFVNSLARERYPITYVYGFASEGFSYFLTTQMKHTTSSQFISKLVRVCHDDENYYSYTEIPIDCTNSEGKKYNLVQAAYVGKAGSDLAGDLGITAQDDVLFAVFSESDSVITNKPSDFSALCVYSLKNIRRKFMQNIKTCFSGKGQRGLDFISPSHTCVPTKLQSIGEDFCGLDVNTPLGGEQAVSAIPVLTFGTRLTAVVATSTGDFTVVFIGTSTGHLKKVVVESQSSALEYGDIIVEEGSPVNQDLYFDSQLMHLYVVTERKVSKVKVQECAVYRNCMDCLGVKDPYCGWCSLENKCSLRSDCQDAAKDPLYWISYKSGRCTTITSVIPNQLQRTTARTLDLVIDNLPSLSGHFLCAFTALDKTLVTNATRKGSGVNCTTPRTDLLPSIPSGQHHFTAKLSVRMTSGPDFVATNFTFFDCNTYSSCTQCVSSSFPCDWCVDGHRCTHDTAENCRNDILVTGVSRAGPSYRSGPAFCPTINSTVGNSPEILVASGIKKAIKVKVHIIGQFIVQTRFVCQFNIEGRVTSVNAQLLGDTIYCDSMEFSYSSRAPNITATFAVIWGSSKPLDNPDNIHIVIYRCHDMADNCGICLALSEKYECGWCQSSDRCEVKEQCERGSAVWLNRSQTCPNPEVTSFSPELGPWEGGTNITIQGINLGKTFVDIYTGVSIAGINCQPYEHLYIKTKQIVCIVDGPGTKEPRQGPVTVKVEDYRGESKTHYRFVDPSITGISPRYGPKSGGTALQITGEYMNAGSNIQAFLEDLPCKIVSTEQNQALCITSASVTTSKKKLRMKFDKGDRFLDSMMFEYVEDPVIESAESGVQTGQIKFPKGIPAGGIKISVTGRNLAYIQKPQMYVFYEQKMFISECTVLSNTSMACMSPVIDEVEDSKLDADNPLKLEYGFRMDNVTGVQNLTQSKKEFNPFLLYPNPTFYPFDKEVKYYKSDYLNINGQNIDRACQESDVEVKIGTSYCNVTSLSRQQLTCRPPEAQPPAVDPTGQTNGEALPEVVVIVGGSLRYNIGHLSYSSPQNLNGALTKPAIYAAVVIVFIILTSFILFLIAYRRKSTESNRVLKNMQEQMDILELRVAAECKEAFAELQTEMTDLTSDLTSGGIPFLDYRTYAMKILFPNEDDHVVLQWERPELICKEKGLRLFGQLIMNKTFLLLFIRTLESNRYFSMRDRVNVASLIMVTLQSKMEYCTDILKTLLAELIEKCMEGKSHPKLLLRRTESVAEKMLSAWFTFLLYKFLRECAGEPLFMLFRAVKQQVDKGPVDGITSEARYSLSEEKLIRQSIDFRPMTVYVSISQQAFVGGLDINTENVPVKVLDCDAISQVKEKCLDTIYRATPYSQRPRKEDLDLEWRTGTSGRLILHDEDTTTKVEGEWKRRNTLQHYKVPDGGYLNLVSKQSSIYNLSIFSDKNDKAHKYETLNLSKLSSVSPPLSRATSPLNHDHDQGLKVWHLVKHHDSDNQKEGERGNKMVSEIYLTRLLATKGTLQKFVDDLFETIFSTAHRGSALPLAIKYMFDFLDDQALQHGISDPEVVHTWKSNSLPLRFWVNLIKNPNFVFDIHKSNIVDACLSVVAQTFMDSCSTSDHRLGKDSPSSKLLYAKDIPCYKEWVERYYSDIKMMPAISDQDMNAMLAEDSRLHTTEFNTNCALHELYNYAMKYNEQLTVTLEEDEFSQKQRLALKLEQAHNIMNEAGQP